A segment of the Elusimicrobiota bacterium genome:
AATCTTTTGTACTTAATAGTACCCTCAGCGCTTGAGGTAAAGTTTTAAACGCGGGGTAAACAAAAAAATTTGTGATCCCCCTTTTTTCGGCAAGCATAACGGTTGTAGCAACCACCGGGATAGTAGTTTCAAAACCAACCCCGAGGAAAACAACTTTTTTGTTTTTATACTTTAACGCAAGGCCTAACGCTTCAACCGGAGAGTACACCACATGAACATCAGCGCCTACCGCACGTGCGGTTTCTAATGAGACCCTATTACCTTTATTATCAATAGACGGTACGCGCAACATATCCCCAAACGTTGCCACCACAATATCTTTGTGTTCCGCAAGCCGTATCATCGCGTCAATATCCTGTTGAGGTGTTACGCATACAGGACATCCGGGCCCGGAGATAAGCCTAAGTTTTTCAGGGAAGAGCGCACGTAATCCGTTACGCGCTATCTCCATTGTATGTGTCCCGCATACCTCCATAAAAGATATCCTATGTTTTACCATCTGTGCGATTGCGCCGGATATACTTTTAATATCATCGCGGCCAGAATAATCCGGTTTTTTATCACGGCTGATGATG
Coding sequences within it:
- the hypD gene encoding hydrogenase formation protein HypD, whose translation is MSGIISRDKKPDYSGRDDIKSISGAIAQMVKHRISFMEVCGTHTMEIARNGLRALFPEKLRLISGPGCPVCVTPQQDIDAMIRLAEHKDIVVATFGDMLRVPSIDNKGNRVSLETARAVGADVHVVYSPVEALGLALKYKNKKVVFLGVGFETTIPVVATTVMLAEKRGITNFFVYPAFKTLPQALRVLLSTKDSEVDGLILPGHVSVILGVKPYEFIPKEYGIPCVITGFTPRDIMLGVYMLTKQRIMSRAMVENEYTRAVKPEGNRVALKILEKVFSPCDSNWRGLGIIQESGLEFSKIYRKYDAKAVFGIKVDNRSEYINRGCICGEVIKGKKSPRQCVNLGKRCTPSMPLGPCMVSSEGSCAAYYKYECNN